The Nothobranchius furzeri strain GRZ-AD chromosome 6, NfurGRZ-RIMD1, whole genome shotgun sequence genome includes a region encoding these proteins:
- the zgc:56235 gene encoding voltage-dependent anion-selective channel protein 2 — protein sequence MAVPPSYSDLGKAAKDIFSKGYGFGLVKLDLKTKSQSGVEFNTAGSSNIDTGKASGNLETKYKMKELGLTISQKWNTDNTLTTEVTVEDQLAQGMKVGLDTSFVPNTGKKSGKMKTGYKRDYVNLGCDVDFEGPIIHAAAVLGYDGWLAGYQMAFDTAKSKLAQNNFALGYKTGDFQLHTNVNDGTEFGGSIYQKVNDELETAVTLAWTAGSNNTRFGIAAKYKLDKESSLSAKVNNASLIGVGYTQSLRPGVKVTLSALIDGKNFNAGGHKVGMGFELEA from the exons ATGGCTGTCCCTCCATCATACTCAGACCTCGGCAAAGCTGCCAAGGACATCTTCAGCAAGGGCTACG GCTTTGGTCTTGTGAAGCTGGACCTGAAGACCAAATCTCAAAGTGGAGTG GAGTTCAACACAGCCGGCTCCAGCAACATCGACACAGGGAAGGCGTCCGGCAACCTGGAGACCAAATACAAGATGAAGGAACTGGGCCTGACCATCAGCCAGAAGTGGAATACAGACAACACACTGACTACTGAGGTCACCGTGGaggaccag CTCGCTCAGGGGATGAAGGTGGGCCTGGACACATCCTTTGTACCAAACACAGG TAAAAAAAGTGGAAAGATGAAGACGGGTTACAAGCGTGATTATGTGAACCTGGGCTGTGACGTGGACTTTGAGGGGCCTATCATCCACGCTGCCGCCGTGCTGGGCTATGATGGCTGGCTAGCCGGCTACCAGATGGCTTTCGACACGGCCAAATCCAAACTGGCTCAGAACAACTTCGCCCTGGGCTACAAGACCGGGGACTTCCAGCTGCACACCAACGT TAACGACGGGACGGAGTTTGGAGGCTCCATCTACCAGAAGGTGAACGATGAGCTAGAGACGGCAGTCACTCTGGCCTGGACCGCCGGCAGCAACAACACCCGCTTCGGAATCGCCGCCAAATACAAGCTGGACAAGGAGTCCTCTCTGTCT GCCAAAGTGAACAATGCCAGCCTGATAGGAGTCGGCTACACCCAGAGCCTCCGGCCAG GTGTTAAGGTCACCCTCTCAGCGCTGATTGATGGGAAGAACTTCAACGCCGGCGGACACAAAGTGGGCATGGGCTTCGAGTTGGAGGCGTAA
- the tor4aa gene encoding torsin-4A — protein MSDQDTSTSSSSQTGDVEGELDEELENEEGKSKKGSGSSTPSLSSLASLCAVIRIKRKYQVMKKRRQERTFEAYNGAPVRSSPKIFTFDKETPSAFPAFSQDVQRKKKLRKRKRVLYPNDVGRKTVPKQEHSRAKYGLYLLFVIVFVQVYNAIENLDDHVIRYDLEGLERTLRREMFGQQGAVESLLYHLKDYLSTYVHNKPLVVSVHGPSGVGKSHLGRLLAGHFRSVVGDTLVLQYYVLHHCPQEDNAIQCAHNLSTLISGIVARAEEEEKIPLFIFDEAEHMQVEILDELRQLVASKQSNEYLNAIYLFLSNLGHSHITKHMLQNTSSISMGMTASRRYSNLMKELGPILQNVLEKIHPLWSEAEILPLGLLEKSHVMECFLDEMTREGFYPDRINIERLAGEIEYYPTVGGHEYSRTGCKQVVAKVNLL, from the exons atgAGTGACCAAGACACCagcacctcctcttcctcccaaaCAGGAGATGTTGAGGGAGAGCTGGATGAAGAGTTGGAGAACGAAGAGGGGAAGAGCAAAAAAGGAAGTGGAAGTTCAACTCCCAGTCTGTCCAGTTTGGCCTCTCTATGTGCAGTCATACGCATCAAAAGGAAGTACCAGGTCATGAAGAAGAGGCGTCAGGAGAGGACGTTCGAGGCCTACAACGGCGCTCCGGTGCGCTCTAGTCCCAAAATTTTCACTTTTGACAAAGAGACCCCCAGTGCCTTCCCTGCTTTCTCTCAGGATGTTCAGAGGAAGAAAAAGCTGAGGAAGAGGAAGCGGGTGCTGTATCCCAATGATGTGGGGCGCAAGACTGTTCCCAAACAGGAGCACAGTCGAGCTAAATATGGCCTCTACCTGCTCTTTGTTATCGTCTTCGTCCAG GTGTACAATGCCATAGAGAATCTTGATGACCACGTCATCCGATATGATCTGGAGGGCCTGGAAAGAACTCTGAGGAGGGAGATGTTTGGGCAGCAGGGGGCAGTGGAGAGTCTCCTGTACCACTTGAAGGACTACCTGTCCACTTATGTTCACAACAAGCCCCTGGTGGTGTCCGTGCACGGGCCCAGTGGTGTGGGAAAGAGCCACCTGGGCCGCCTCCTAGCTGGACACTTCCGCTCGGTTGTGGGTGACACACTGGTGCTGCAGTACTACGTGCTCCACCACTGCCCCCAGGAGGACAACGCCATTCAGTGCGCTCACAACCTCTCAACTCTTATCTCTGGGATAGTGGCGAGAgctgaagaagaagagaaaatccCACTCTTCATCTTTGACGAGGCCGAACATATGCAGGTGGAGATCTTGGACGAGCTAAGGCAACTCGTCGCCTCGAAGCAGTCAAATGAGTACCTGAATGCGATCTACCTGTTCCTGAGCAACCTGGGTCACTCACACATCACCAAACACATGTTGCAGAACACCTCGAGCATTTCTATGGGGATGACCGCCTCCCGTCGCTATAGCAACCTGATGAAAGAACTTGGTCCCATATTACAGAATGTCCTGGAGAAGATTCACCCTCTGTGGTCAGAGGCGGAAATCCTTCCTCTGGGCCTTTTGGAGAAAAGTCATGTGATGGAGTGTTTCCTGGATGAAATGACTCGAGAGGGCTTTTACCCGGACCGCATCAACATTGAACGCTTGGCAGGGGAGATCGAGTACTACCCCACTGTTGGGGGGCACGAATATTCCCGGACAGGGTGCAAGCAGGTGGTGGCAAAGGTCAATCTGCTGTGA